A region from the Acyrthosiphon pisum isolate AL4f chromosome A1, pea_aphid_22Mar2018_4r6ur, whole genome shotgun sequence genome encodes:
- the LOC100568647 gene encoding uncharacterized protein LOC100568647, producing the protein MRSLKISGLVSIKEPTVKTISHGRHDIEFEPEDDITFFLDKIMYDSDCSFPELEHMWKQTTKHRLCEIRKTSSTAEILQKWKSYSQPFGHRLIAIDFNILYPDCPDLKCSLDVKFQKVIKLLNEQTKDPASKKLLQNLNDNITTIGENEKHAVLFYLLHTIFVPTTKKITRDDNGKKNLIKYSIKDSQDSFMIFKTSIAEIEEYIMKRRSENTPIQPIILICGTPNKPKEIIVLFDCIQFKLFSISSAIGVCFKMFHTFNLDYPLQSSIVWLFIQKYFYLLNTKYDKAYHTLGQILSDLNHE; encoded by the exons ATGAGGTCTCTTAAAATTAGTGGTTTAGTGTCCATTAAAGAACCTACTGTCAAAACCATATCACACGGTAGACATGATATTGAATTTG AACCTGAAGATGACATAACCTTTTTCCTggataaaataatgtatgacAGTGATTGCTCATTTCCTGAACTTGAACATATGTGGAAACAAACCACAAAACATAGATTATGTGAAATTCGAAAAACTTCCTCTACTGCTGAAATTCTTCAAAAATGGAAGAGTTATTCTCAACCTTTTGGTCATAGACtg ATtgctattgattttaatatactttaccCTGACTGTCCTGATCTTAAATGTTCATTGGATGTGAAGTTTCAAAAAGTAATTAAACTGTTAAATGAACAAACTAAAGACCCAGCGAGTAAAAAATTACTACAGaacttaaatgataatataactaCTATTGGTGAAA atgAAAAACATGCAgtcttgttttatttattgcatacaatttttgttccgacaactaaaaaaataactagaGACGATAATGGCAAAAAAAACCTAATCAAGTATTCAATAAAAGACAGTCAAGacagttttatgatttttaaaacctCAATAGCTGAAATTGAAGAATATATAATGAAGCGTCGTAGTGAAAATACACCAATCCAACCAATTATATTGATTTGTGGAACTCCAAACAAACCCAAAGAAATAATTGTACTCTTTGATTGTATACagtttaaactattttctatATCATCGGCAATTGGTGTATgctttaaaatgtttcatactTTTAATTTAGATTATCCATTACAATCATCTATTGTATGGCTCtttatacaaaagtatttttatttactcaaCACTAAGTATGATAAAGCCTATCATACACTAGGTCAGATTTTATCTGATTTAAACCATgaatga